A genome region from Arthrobacter sp. SLBN-100 includes the following:
- a CDS encoding ABC transporter permease: MSTVNEIPLAAQAMKRPTAVTRQLLRRSSAARRERSAKVKMVLGGFLTAVVVLPIILAQVLPLPDVDAQAITSRFLPPLSGGHLFGTDQLGRDILSRVLHGGQVSLTIGVLAVVISGIVGVVLGALAGFFGGWVDAVVSRLIEAQLSLPLLMMLLLVVALFGPSVPVITFVIAIAQWPEPARLTRSLVLVEREKPYVQAAKVLGLPQITTLVKHIIPNVINQVIVVVLLLLATAVLMESALSFLGAGPQRPFATWGRIISDGQDFITTSWWIVTLPGAVIATLVVGVNLLADGLRDRVRRRKGATA, encoded by the coding sequence ATGAGTACCGTCAACGAAATCCCGCTCGCCGCCCAGGCCATGAAACGGCCGACGGCGGTCACCAGGCAGCTGCTCCGGCGTTCCTCCGCGGCGCGGCGGGAGCGCTCGGCCAAGGTGAAGATGGTGCTGGGAGGCTTCCTCACCGCCGTCGTGGTCCTGCCCATCATCCTGGCGCAGGTCCTGCCGCTGCCCGACGTCGATGCCCAGGCCATCACCTCCCGCTTCCTGCCGCCGCTGAGCGGTGGCCACCTGTTCGGCACCGACCAGCTGGGCCGGGACATCCTCTCCCGCGTGCTGCACGGCGGCCAGGTGTCGCTGACCATCGGGGTGCTCGCCGTCGTCATTTCCGGCATCGTGGGCGTGGTGCTCGGCGCGCTGGCCGGGTTCTTCGGCGGCTGGGTGGACGCGGTGGTCTCCCGCCTGATCGAGGCCCAGCTCTCGCTGCCCCTGCTGATGATGCTCCTGCTGGTGGTGGCGCTGTTCGGCCCCTCCGTCCCCGTGATCACGTTCGTCATCGCCATCGCCCAATGGCCGGAACCGGCCCGCCTCACCCGCTCGCTGGTGCTGGTGGAACGCGAAAAGCCCTACGTGCAGGCCGCGAAAGTCCTGGGCCTGCCGCAGATCACCACGCTGGTGAAGCACATCATCCCCAACGTCATCAACCAGGTCATTGTGGTGGTCCTGCTGCTCCTGGCCACGGCCGTGCTGATGGAAAGCGCGCTGAGCTTCCTCGGCGCCGGCCCGCAGCGGCCCTTCGCCACGTGGGGCCGGATCATCTCCGACGGGCAGGACTTCATCACCACCTCCTGGTGGATCGTCACCCTCCCCGGTGCCGTGATCGCCACCCTGGTGGTGGGGGTCAACCTGCTGGCCGACGGCCTGCGGGACCGCGTGCGCCGCCGGAAGGGAGCAACCGCATGA
- a CDS encoding ABC transporter ATP-binding protein translates to MSVLEVRDLSVELMTTAGVIRAVDGISFSIDAGQTVTIIGESGSGKSTTAMGLLRLLPDDLAVISGHAVLDGVDVVTEPKKFAKLRGRSVALIPQDAMTALSPVHTIGKQLGQAILRKGPASKADLNRRSVELLGQVRIPQPEAQLKKYPHQLSGGMLQRVLIAMALAVDPVLLVADEPTSALDVTVQAGILDLLMELQERTHVAILMITHDLGVARLVSDRIHVMKDGRFVESGEVEQIVEHPQTEYTKKLLAAVPKLGHWDGEPHPGVESSPASLDGARS, encoded by the coding sequence ATGAGCGTGCTGGAGGTCAGGGACCTTTCCGTTGAACTGATGACCACCGCCGGCGTGATCCGCGCCGTGGACGGCATCTCCTTCTCCATCGACGCCGGGCAGACCGTCACCATCATCGGTGAGTCAGGTTCCGGCAAGAGTACGACGGCGATGGGCCTCCTGAGGCTCCTGCCGGACGACCTCGCCGTCATCTCCGGCCACGCCGTGCTGGACGGGGTGGACGTGGTGACCGAGCCGAAGAAGTTCGCGAAGCTGCGCGGCCGGTCCGTGGCGCTTATCCCGCAGGACGCCATGACGGCGCTGTCCCCGGTGCACACCATCGGCAAGCAGTTGGGGCAGGCGATCCTGCGGAAAGGCCCCGCGTCCAAGGCCGACCTGAACCGCCGCTCCGTGGAGCTGCTGGGGCAGGTGCGCATCCCGCAACCGGAGGCTCAGCTGAAGAAGTACCCGCACCAGCTCTCCGGCGGCATGCTCCAGCGCGTCCTCATTGCCATGGCGCTCGCCGTCGACCCCGTGCTGCTGGTGGCCGACGAACCCACCAGTGCCCTGGACGTCACCGTGCAGGCCGGCATCCTGGACCTGTTGATGGAACTGCAGGAACGGACGCACGTGGCCATCCTGATGATCACGCACGATTTGGGCGTGGCCCGGCTGGTCTCTGACCGGATCCACGTGATGAAGGATGGCAGGTTCGTGGAAAGCGGCGAGGTGGAGCAGATCGTGGAGCACCCGCAGACCGAATACACCAAAAAACTCCTGGCCGCGGTGCCCAAACTGGGCCACTGGGACGGCGAACCGCACCCCGGGGTTGAGTCAAGCCCCGCAAGCCTGGATGGAGCACGATCATGA
- a CDS encoding ATP-binding cassette domain-containing protein, with translation MSSQLNTPAAAGTDLVLSVRNLTVDYAVHRTSFRAVEDVSFDVPRGSTVAIVGESGCGKSTIAKAIVRLLTPTSGEILVNGQDIARMPARQLRPLRAKVQMVFQDPYGSLDPHLTAEDIVAEPLTLRGIRSGKERRAEAAKLIDQVGLPASALGRRPAEFSGGQRQRIGIARALASKPELLVCDEATSALDVSVQAQVLELLADIQRDSGLTYLMISHNLGVVRESSSHVLVMSKGKIVEQGPTEQVLTRPQDPYTRALRAAALDPLTMTGRKPREVVSRLNKVALQGEPVLMEEAS, from the coding sequence ATGAGTTCCCAGTTGAATACGCCTGCGGCTGCCGGGACGGACCTGGTGCTGTCGGTTCGGAACCTCACGGTGGACTACGCCGTGCACCGCACCAGCTTCCGGGCCGTCGAGGATGTCAGCTTCGACGTTCCACGCGGCAGCACCGTGGCCATCGTGGGGGAGTCCGGCTGCGGCAAGTCCACCATCGCCAAGGCGATCGTCCGCCTGCTCACGCCCACTTCGGGGGAGATCCTGGTCAACGGCCAGGACATCGCGCGGATGCCGGCACGGCAGCTGCGGCCGCTCCGGGCCAAGGTGCAGATGGTCTTCCAGGATCCCTACGGGTCGCTGGACCCGCACCTGACGGCCGAGGACATCGTGGCCGAGCCGCTGACCCTGCGCGGAATCCGGTCCGGCAAGGAACGCCGGGCGGAAGCGGCCAAGCTCATCGACCAGGTGGGATTGCCCGCGTCCGCCTTGGGCCGGCGGCCGGCCGAGTTTTCCGGCGGGCAGCGGCAGCGCATCGGCATCGCCCGGGCCCTGGCCTCAAAGCCGGAACTGCTGGTGTGTGATGAGGCCACCAGCGCGCTGGACGTTTCGGTCCAGGCGCAGGTGCTGGAACTCCTCGCGGACATCCAGCGGGACAGCGGGCTCACGTACCTGATGATCAGCCACAACCTGGGCGTGGTGCGGGAAAGCAGCAGCCATGTGCTGGTGATGTCCAAGGGGAAGATCGTGGAGCAGGGGCCCACCGAACAGGTCCTCACCCGCCCGCAGGATCCCTACACGCGGGCGCTGCGGGCAGCGGCTTTGGATCCGCTGACCATGACGGGACGCAAGCCCCGTGAAGTGGTATCAAGGCTGAACAAGGTAGCGCTGCAGGGCGAACCCGTACTGATGGAGGAAGCAAGCTGA
- a CDS encoding aldo/keto reductase yields the protein MQGTTVAGLELPISQLALGTMTFGDTASEEVAAGMLAAALEAGITVVDTANGYAGGASEEILAKLLPAHRDAVVLASKAGMPHPDAGDNSPLSAEGIRRSVDGSLRRLATDRLDLFYLHQPDRKAPLEETLDAVGQLIRDGKVGAWGVSNFAAWQISELNTAADAAGVPRPVVAQQLYNLLATRIEDEYLEFAQHSGLLTMVYNPLGGGLLTGKHSFTESPAEGRFGTSRLAEMYKQRYWDPRLFDAVRQLAEIADGAGLPLPELSFRWLLSKPGVGSVLLGGSKLEQLQANIAAAAKGPLPEDVVAACDAVAAEIRGPMPKYNR from the coding sequence ATGCAGGGAACCACGGTGGCAGGCCTGGAGCTTCCCATCTCTCAACTGGCGCTGGGTACCATGACCTTCGGCGACACCGCATCGGAGGAGGTGGCGGCGGGCATGCTGGCCGCCGCGCTCGAGGCCGGGATTACGGTGGTGGATACCGCCAACGGCTACGCGGGCGGAGCCAGCGAGGAAATCCTGGCGAAGCTCCTCCCGGCGCACCGGGACGCCGTCGTGCTGGCTTCCAAAGCCGGGATGCCGCACCCGGACGCGGGGGACAACTCGCCGCTGTCAGCCGAGGGGATCCGCCGCTCCGTCGATGGCAGCCTCCGCCGGCTCGCCACGGACCGGCTGGACCTTTTCTACCTCCACCAGCCGGACCGGAAGGCGCCGCTGGAAGAAACGCTCGACGCCGTCGGGCAGCTGATCCGCGACGGCAAGGTGGGCGCGTGGGGCGTGTCCAACTTCGCCGCCTGGCAGATCAGCGAGCTGAACACCGCCGCCGACGCCGCCGGGGTGCCGCGGCCGGTGGTGGCCCAGCAGCTGTACAACCTGCTGGCCACGCGCATCGAGGACGAGTACCTGGAGTTCGCCCAACACAGCGGGCTGCTGACCATGGTCTACAACCCGCTGGGCGGCGGACTCCTCACCGGCAAGCACTCGTTCACGGAGTCGCCCGCCGAAGGCCGGTTCGGCACCTCGCGGCTGGCCGAGATGTACAAGCAGCGGTACTGGGACCCCCGGCTTTTTGACGCCGTGCGCCAGCTCGCCGAGATCGCGGACGGCGCAGGCCTGCCGCTGCCGGAGCTGTCCTTCCGCTGGCTGCTGAGCAAGCCCGGCGTGGGCTCCGTCCTGCTGGGCGGCTCCAAGCTGGAACAGCTGCAGGCGAACATCGCCGCGGCCGCGAAGGGCCCGCTGCCGGAGGACGTGGTGGCGGCGTGCGATGCCGTGGCCGCAGAAATCCGCGGGCCCATGCCCAAGTACAACCGCTGA
- a CDS encoding HpcH/HpaI aldolase family protein has product MTAASFAAKARANEPVIGYWVVLDSPVSTERVARLGYDYVALDAQHGLMGYSGWLHGLMAIDAAGAAGIVRVPSNNAAFIGQALDAGAAGVIVPLVNNAEEAAAAVRAVRYPPHGMRSYGPMRSALRIGPVPAEADATVLCLAMIETPEGLENVKEICAVPGIDGVYIGPSDLCLAVGGKFPNDPDVAEEFNAALVTIREAAQDAGVIAAIHTASGEIAAQRISEGFTFVTVASDLTHLEIAAANHLATARSGG; this is encoded by the coding sequence ATGACTGCCGCATCGTTCGCAGCCAAAGCCCGAGCCAATGAGCCCGTCATCGGATACTGGGTGGTGCTGGACTCGCCGGTGTCCACCGAGCGGGTGGCGCGGCTGGGCTATGACTACGTGGCGCTGGATGCCCAGCACGGGCTGATGGGGTACTCCGGGTGGCTGCACGGCCTGATGGCAATTGACGCCGCCGGGGCTGCGGGGATTGTCCGGGTTCCGTCCAACAACGCGGCGTTCATCGGGCAGGCGCTCGACGCCGGGGCCGCCGGGGTGATCGTGCCGCTGGTCAACAACGCCGAGGAAGCTGCCGCCGCCGTCCGGGCCGTGCGCTATCCGCCGCACGGAATGCGGTCCTACGGCCCCATGCGGTCGGCGCTACGGATCGGACCCGTACCCGCCGAGGCCGACGCGACCGTGCTGTGCCTGGCCATGATTGAAACACCCGAAGGTCTGGAAAACGTCAAGGAGATCTGCGCGGTACCGGGGATCGACGGCGTGTATATCGGCCCGTCCGACCTGTGCCTGGCGGTGGGCGGCAAGTTCCCGAACGATCCCGACGTGGCCGAGGAGTTCAACGCAGCCCTGGTGACCATCCGCGAGGCAGCACAGGACGCCGGCGTCATCGCCGCCATCCATACGGCGAGCGGCGAGATTGCCGCCCAGCGGATCTCGGAGGGCTTCACGTTCGTCACCGTGGCCTCAGACCTCACGCACCTGGAGATCGCGGCCGCGAACCATCTGGCCACTGCCCGCTCCGGTGGTTGA
- a CDS encoding SDR family oxidoreductase, whose amino-acid sequence MPRICVVTGAASGIGKATKELLEHRGERVIGADIHDADVLVDLSTTEGRRALVEEAGRLSGGSIDAIYAIAGVAVMAPATVAVNFFGSVATLEGLRPLLAGSESPRAVLVSSMAALMASDDELVALLAAGDETAALARAQVLAKEPTTTGQLIYASTKLALSRWVRRQAATTAWAGAGIPLNAVAPGIIVTPMTAELISTPARRRALLGIVPMPLNGIAEPIVVARLLAWLNSEENTHLCGQIIYVDGGSDAVLRGDSVW is encoded by the coding sequence ATGCCTCGCATATGTGTTGTCACAGGCGCTGCCTCGGGCATCGGCAAGGCGACAAAGGAGCTGCTCGAGCACCGGGGTGAACGCGTTATCGGAGCCGACATCCACGACGCCGACGTGCTGGTGGATCTTTCCACAACAGAAGGGCGCAGGGCCCTGGTCGAGGAGGCGGGCAGGCTCAGCGGCGGCTCGATCGACGCGATTTACGCGATCGCTGGTGTGGCCGTCATGGCCCCCGCCACTGTAGCCGTGAATTTTTTCGGCAGCGTCGCCACGCTTGAAGGGCTCCGGCCCCTTCTGGCCGGGTCAGAGTCCCCGCGGGCCGTCCTCGTCTCATCGATGGCAGCCCTCATGGCAAGCGACGACGAACTCGTCGCCCTGCTTGCCGCCGGGGACGAGACGGCAGCCCTGGCCCGCGCCCAGGTCCTGGCCAAGGAGCCGACCACCACCGGCCAGCTCATTTACGCTTCGACCAAGCTGGCGCTCTCGCGGTGGGTCCGACGTCAAGCCGCCACAACAGCATGGGCCGGGGCCGGGATCCCGCTGAACGCAGTAGCGCCGGGCATCATCGTCACCCCCATGACAGCTGAGCTGATCTCCACTCCAGCACGGCGCAGAGCGCTGCTGGGAATCGTCCCGATGCCGCTGAACGGCATCGCCGAGCCTATCGTCGTCGCCCGCCTGCTGGCCTGGCTGAACAGTGAGGAGAACACGCACCTGTGCGGGCAGATCATCTACGTCGACGGCGGCAGCGACGCGGTCCTGCGGGGAGACTCCGTCTGGTGA
- a CDS encoding CPBP family intramembrane glutamic endopeptidase, with the protein MRQTDRWRRVAATVLPAAVPAAMLPVFTYSVRRFGQRRGYQAGFAVYWALCWSLATAVAGRRRLAELWKSAGSPSPGSKVLLWSVLLIPPAGAVATELIPNARKAGLPAALAAVGIGVTNALAEEALWRGVPLAVFPGRKVRGWLWPSLCFTVWHLVPLSVRPHPRGRWPVLLGAGLIGLGYGWSAQGSGSLLAVSIAHAATDSCGVRVARDVWLPAPEPT; encoded by the coding sequence ATGCGGCAAACAGACAGGTGGCGCCGGGTGGCGGCGACAGTGCTGCCGGCAGCAGTACCTGCAGCGATGCTCCCGGTTTTCACCTACAGCGTGCGAAGGTTCGGGCAGCGGCGCGGCTACCAGGCAGGATTCGCCGTCTATTGGGCACTCTGCTGGAGCCTGGCCACTGCAGTTGCCGGCCGCCGTCGGCTCGCCGAACTGTGGAAGTCAGCCGGCAGCCCCTCGCCGGGGTCCAAGGTGCTGCTGTGGAGTGTCCTGCTCATCCCGCCGGCCGGCGCCGTCGCCACCGAACTGATCCCGAATGCCAGGAAGGCCGGACTGCCGGCGGCGCTGGCCGCCGTCGGCATCGGGGTCACCAACGCCCTCGCCGAGGAGGCGCTGTGGCGGGGTGTGCCCCTGGCGGTCTTCCCTGGCCGGAAGGTCCGTGGCTGGCTCTGGCCCTCCCTGTGTTTCACCGTGTGGCATCTGGTCCCGCTGTCCGTGCGTCCCCATCCGCGCGGACGCTGGCCGGTGCTGCTCGGCGCGGGCCTGATCGGCCTCGGCTACGGATGGTCGGCCCAAGGCAGCGGCTCGCTCCTGGCAGTGTCCATTGCCCACGCCGCCACGGATTCCTGCGGCGTCCGCGTCGCCCGGGATGTCTGGCTTCCTGCACCGGAGCCCACCTGA